Proteins encoded by one window of Glycine soja cultivar W05 chromosome 15, ASM419377v2, whole genome shotgun sequence:
- the LOC114385884 gene encoding protein CASC3-like, whose product MPRRRSWHSSPPLLSPPLLIILFPIVILTLLFLAVPPILSAVTRLLRSASSDVKTSWDSLNILLVVFAILCGVFARRNNDDEQTPNNHVHQHDDDAVSDRNAAFRRLHSEGQSQWFGFAEERKVYGNDTPLNQLQSLDTGGNRLRMRRNSSSYPDLRQWETGDDRYKFRFYDDFEIDKPFRSPAREHFPAVEHRKRWPESPQPQQHQHQYQQQEDQVKDIPVDTFEIRPSPPPVKSTSPPPPPPPPPPPPESARHNTRRTHRKVERERESEITVELDDHEFTTIRSPPPAPPTPPQPPSVKTRSERKSDRRKSTVKREMAMIWASVLSNQRKKKKKQKTKNNENQDPQYDDNADELTNNTTVPPPPPPPPPLPSVFHSLFRKGLGKSKKIHSVSAPPPPPPPPPSKRKSQTPPPPEPPQRRNSGRPPLPNRTVTFNDETLNAGNQSPLIPVPPPPPPFKMKAMKFVVRGDFVKIRSNQSSRCSSPEREDIINASETTINNDAVTDAVNDTVNDSVMDPNVFCPSPDVNAKAATFIARLRGEWRLEKLNSLKEKDNNGSLPCSL is encoded by the coding sequence atgccCCGCCGTCGTTCCTGGCACTCTTCGCCACCCTTACTGAGCCCTCCGCTACTTATCATTCTCTTCCCCATTGTGATCCTCACGCTCCTCTTCCTCGCCGTGCCGCCGATCCTCTCCGCCGTCACGCGCCTCCTCCGCTCGGCATCCTCCGACGTCAAGACCAGCTGGGACTCCCTCAACATCCTCCTCGTCGTTTTCGCCATCCTATGCGGCGTGTTCGCCAGACGAAACAACGACGACGAACAGACCCCGAATAACCACGTGCACCAGCACGACGACGATGCCGTTTCGGATCGAAACGCTGCGTTTCGTCGTTTGCATTCGGAGGGACAATCGCAGTGGTTCGGGTTCGCAGAAGAAAGAAAGGTGTATGGTAACGATACACCTCTTAACCAGTTGCAGTCACTGGATACCGGGGGAAACCGGTTGAGGATGAGACGAAACAGCAGCTCTTATCCAGATCTGCGCCAGTGGGAAACTGGCGATGACCGGTACAAGTTCCGCTTCTACGACGATTTCGAAATTGACAAGCCGTTCCGCTCGCCGGCTAGGGAGCACTTCCCCGCCGTCGAACACCGCAAACGGTGGCCGGAATCACCACAACCacaacaacatcaacatcaatatCAACAACAAGAAGATCAAGTTAAGGACATTCCGGTTGATACCTTCGAAATTCGTCCTTCTCCGCCGCCGGTGAAGTCAACTTCACCACCTccgccgccaccaccacctcctcctccGCCAGAATCTGCTCGACACAATACGCGACGGACGCATCGGAAAGTAGAGAGAGAGCGAGAGAGTGAGATAACTGTTGAGCTCGACGATCACGAGTTCACGACGATCCGCTCTCCGCCGCCGGCTCCTCCGACGCCGCCGCAGCCTCCGTCGGTGAAGACACGATCGGAGCGCAAGAGTGATCGAAGGAAGAGCACCGTGAAGAGAGAGATGGCGATGATTTGGGCTTCAGTTCTCTCCAatcagagaaagaaaaagaagaaacaaaagacaAAGAATAATGAAAATCAGGATCCGCAATACGATGATAATGCCGATGAATTAACGAATAACACGACAGTGCCACCACCTCCACCGCCACCTCCGCCTCTGCCTTCAGTGTTTCACAGTCTATTCCGAAAAGGACTAGGCAAGAGCAAGAAAATCCACTCGGTGTCGGCGCCACCTCCGCCGCCGCCTCCTCCGCCGTCTAAACGCAAGAGCCAGACCCCTCCACCGCCGGAGCCTCCTCAGCGGAGAAACTCCGGCCGTCCACCTCTCCCTAACAGAACGGTCACCTTCAACGACGAGACTCTAAACGCCGGCAACCAGTCGCCGTTAATTCCAGTtccgccgccgccgccaccGTTTAAGATGAAGGCGATGAAGTTCGTAGTTCGCGGAGATTTCGTTAAGATACGTAGCAACCAAAGCTCGCGGTGTAGCTCTCCAGAACGCGAGGACATTATTAATGCGTCGGAAACTACAATCAATAACGACGCCGTTACTGACGCCGTCAATGACACCGTTAACGACAGCGTTATGGATCCCAACGTTTTCTGTCCCAGCCCCGATGTGAATGCGAAAGCCGCAACGTTCATTGCTCGGCTCAGGGGAGAATGGAGGCTCGAAAAGCTTAACTCGTTGAAGGAGAAAGACAATAATGGTTCATTGCCTTGTAGCTTGTAA